In the Anaerolineae bacterium genome, AAGCGACCTTCTCCCATCCGGACTGTCACCGTCGGCCCTGGCTTGTCACCAGATCCACCGGCACTAACCTGAGCGCCGGGTTGCGGGCTTGGCGCGGACGCCTTACCGCCGGTCGGGAATTGCACCCTGCCCCGAAGGCCAGCACTATGTCGTCATGTTGCTGCCGAGTATAACGTGCCCGGCAGCGGGCGCAAGAGCATGCGCGCGGCTGCCGGTAGGGGCCAGGTTGGTGGGAGGCCGTAAGGCAAAAAGGCCAGGGGCAAGAAAGAAGGCCGGTAAACACCCCCAGCAGGGCTATGACCGGCGTAAGGCGACCGACGATTCCGCTATGATCGGCAGCGGGATTAGCGCGGCGCGTGCGGCCCGATCAGCGGCCCGGCCAGGATCAGCACTGGCTGGTCAAGCGGCGTCACCCAGCGGTTCCATACCTCATCCTGGTAGAAGTAGCGCGGGCCGGGCGGGAACTTGGCGATCAGACTCTCGCGCATCGCCGGGGGCATGAACAGCAGCGGGTTGATGATCCAGCGATCCCGGTAGCGAATCTCCACATGGACGTGATTCTGCCCGCCTAGTTCCAGCGTGCCCAGCACGGTATCGGGCGTGATCGCCGTGCCGGGGGCCAGCGGAGCCGGGTTGGCCAGATGGCCGAAGATCACGGTGTAATCCCCGGCTTTGACCCACATACCGTTGGGCAGGGTGTGGCGCGTTTCCCGTTTGATGAAGACCCCATTCAGGCCGGCGACTACTATCACTGCCTCCTGCGAGTTGCCAAAATCCACCCCACCATGCAACCCCTGAGCGTAGGCGTACCAACGCGCCCCGCCAGCCCACAGGTTATAGGCAAAGACATTGTTGCCAAAGTATTGCCACCAGTGCGTTTTTTCCAGCGGGATGGGCGGGCGGCTAAACAGGCTATCCAGCAGGGGCAGGGTCTCCGGAAGGGGGAGACCTTCCTCAAAACGAGGGCCAGAGACAGGCGGACGGTCGGCGAATTCGGCGGGGTCAAAGAGGTATCGCTCCGCCCCGCTGACGCTGCACTCGGCGCTCCAGCCACGCTCATGCGCCCACCAGACGTAACCATCCGCGACCGTGCGCGACGACCCGCGGACAGTGATCTGCTCGCCGGGCAGCAGCCAGCCCAGATGCGTGCCGCGCAGGGCGGGGAGGTCCCGGATGCGCACCTGCTGGTGCCCCGCCTGGAAGGTACGCGTGGTCGGTTGTTCACCCGGCGGAGGCGCTTCCGGCGGCACAGCGGGGGGCAGCGTCGCCGGGTCGACCAGATAGATCGCTGAGCCGTCCAGAGCGCGCTCGGCGCTCCAGCCCTCGGCGTGCCGCCACCAGACATAGCCATCGGCTTCTGTACGGGAGGTCGCATCCACGTTGATCGTCTGCCCCGGCTCCAGCCAGCGCACCGGCATTGCGCTGAGGCCGGGCGCCTGCCGGACGCGGACGCTCTCGACAATGGCGAACGTCCGGATCAGCAGGATCGGCGGCGCGGACACAGGCCCTGCGCCCGCCGGCTCCTGCAGGTAGATCTCGCCGCCGTCCAGCCGCCGCTCGGCACTCCAGCCTTCGGCGTGCCGCCACCACACATAGCCGTCAGCCTCCGTGCGGGAGGCGACATCGACAGTCAGGCGCGTGTCGCGGGGCAACCAGCGGATATGCCCGCCCTGCAGCCCTGGCGCAGCCCGGACGCGCACCTGCTGAACTACCACGAAGTCGCGCGTCCCGGCAGGCGGCGTAGGCGTTTCCACCGCCGGGGCGGGGTCCTCAACCTCCAGCGGGGCAAAGTAGATCGCTGCGCCGTCAAGTGTACGCTCAGCGCTCCAGCCCCCGGCATGCTGCCACCAGATGTGGCCATCCAGCGCCGTGCGGGAAGCGCCACTGGCGGCGAATACCGTGCCAGGAGCCAGCCAGCCGGACGGCTCCCCGCCGAAGCCGGGGGCAGTCCGGACGCGCACCGGCGCTTCCCCGACCCGGAAGCGGATTATTTCCGCCGCCAGCCCGGCGTCGAGCAGGTAGATCTCAGCACCGTCAAGTGTGCGCTCAGCTGTCCAGCCCTCGCCGTGCTGCCACCAGATATAGCCATCGGCCTCCGTGCGTGAGGCAGCGTCGACCGTGATCTGTTCCCCTGCCGCCAGCCAGCGGAGATGCTCCGCCCGCAAGCCCGGCGCGCGGCGGACGCGCACCTGCTGGCGGGCGCGAAAGACCCGGATGCCCTGCGGAGTTCGGTCTGCCATAGGGGGTTCCCCTTCTATCGAGATGTCGATGGGAGTGACTGCCGGAGGGAAGCCCGGCAGGACGGGTTAACCGGATGCCAGCGCACCCAGGAACTCAACGAGATCGCCGCCGGCAGCGAACACCAGCCCGACCAGCAGCGCCAGTAGCGCGGCCAGCCCCGCGAGTGTCAGCCCGATGGCTACAGCGATCAGGCCGCATTCCACCAGGCGCGTCCACGACCACATCGGACGGCCGTTGTCTGCGGTCATAGGCGGCTCCTCCGTGTGTGCGGGCGGCGCTGGGGATGAACAACGCGCACCCACCCGCAGCGACCGGTACTTTCAGTATACGGGGTTTGCCGCCCGGCAATCAAGGCGGGACTCTCCGGGCCGGTCAGGAGCAGGCTACAGCCCGCTTCCGGCCCGGAAAGTCCTGGCTGCCAACCCTTCCTGCGGTATTGCCCCTCGCGAGCCGCCCGGCGGGCCGTTGATGGGCGCGGGAAGGCTGCTACACATAGCGCGCCATGGACATCCCCAGCACGGTGATGATCATCAGAATCACGCCGATCTGGGAGTTGCGGCCCATACGCTGACCGGCAGCCTGAAGCTGAGCGCCCTGTTCCGGTGTGGGCGGGCTGTTCTGGGCCACGACAGCGTCCACGATCGCTTTCTGGTTGTAGAGCGCGCTACGGATGCCGGTGAAGCCGTGCCCGGCGGCCAGCACCCCGGCCACGCTGCCAATCGTCAGCACGATGCCTCCCGGTGAGCTGAGCCAGGCGGCATTGAACGTCCCCGAAACGCGGAGGTATAGCAAAAAGCCAGCGATGACCGTCACCAGCGCCACGGCCGACATGACATTGCCAAACGGCGTGACGTTCAGCAGGGCATGGGTATAGCGCAGCCCGCGATCCTGCATACTCCGCGCTGCGGGCGACCCAAAATAGAGCATGAACACGGCAAAACCCACCCAAAGAATCCCCGCGCCGATATGCAGGATGCGCAGGATAACCATATAGAGGTCCATAAGAGTCTTCCCCCTGGAAGTGTGCTCTGAATGCTATGGCTACAGCCCCAGCAGGAACGCGATGAGATCGGCGATCTCCTGCGCGTTCAGGTGGCTGGCGTAGTCGGCGTACATGATGTTGGAATAACCGGAGACGATATGACGGGCCGGGGCGACAATGCTGTCGAAGGTATAGGCCTCGGCAGATTGCCCGGCTTCCTGCACGCCTGCCCGGCTGCCGTAACCGGCCAGGCCGGGGCCGTGACCGGGCGTGTCATCAAGATGGTGGCAGGAACCACAGGCCGGGGCGCCGTCAACCGACCGGGCGAAGACCTCCGCGCCGCGCGCTGCGTTGCGGCTGGCGGGAAGGTCTCCCACCGACAGCGGCAACGGTTCCGGCGTGCAGGCCGCGCCCAGCAGCAATACGCCCAGCAGGGCCAGGCCCGACAATAAACGGTGATGCATCGGATGTTTCCCCTCTTTCTGGCAGTTTCTTCTGGCTGCCTCTGGCCGTTGGCCGGGGACAGCCGGGCTGGCGACCAGCAGGCCGGGCGTCGCGCAGCCCTTCACTGAACTGCTATCCATCATATTATAGGAGCCATTGAGTCAGAAATAAAGAGTTTGTTCACCATGAATATCCTCAAA is a window encoding:
- a CDS encoding cytochrome c, coding for MHHRLLSGLALLGVLLLGAACTPEPLPLSVGDLPASRNAARGAEVFARSVDGAPACGSCHHLDDTPGHGPGLAGYGSRAGVQEAGQSAEAYTFDSIVAPARHIVSGYSNIMYADYASHLNAQEIADLIAFLLGL